GGGGATCTACGTGTGGAAGTTCGGCTTCGAGATGCCGTGGAAGATCAAGGAGTGAGCGGGGTGGCCCGCGAGGGTCGTACCGGGGTGTCAGGGCTGGTCGGAGCACCCGCTGGCATGCGGTAATGTTCTCTCTGCGCCCGGGCGATTAGCTCAGTGGGAGAGCGCTTCGTTCACACCGAAGAGGTCACTGGTTCGAACCCAGTATCGCCCACCCCGGACCGAGGGCCCCGGAGGCTTCAAGCCTCCGGGGCCCTCGGCGTTTCCGTGTGTGGCCACCATGATCGACAAGCGCTTTCTGAGGCCGGGTGCCCCTGGTGTCCGGCGACCGGAACGGGAATCCCATAATCCATTCGGACGCATGGGATAACCCGGTGAGACCCCTAGGTCAATTCGAAGACCGGACGAATCTGACCCCGTTTCAGAGTTCCCGGACTTCGCGCGGAATCCGGAAGTTCTGACGGTGAATCAATGACCGGCGCCATCGTGCCAATTCACGTTCACGTGAGCCGCCGCGTATCGGGGGAGACTCGCACCATGGACTGGAGCCACTACCGCTTCCGCAGCGTCTGGGACCTGCCCGCACAGCCCGCCGACGTGTTCGCGGTCCTCGAGCGCGGCGAGGACTACCCCCTGTGGTGGCCCCAAGTGCGCGAGGCGACCCCACTCGACGAGCGGCGCGGCACCGCCCGCTTCCGCTCGCTCCTGCCGTACGACCTGTTCGTGACGGCCACCGCCCTGCGCGGCGACCCCGGGGCCGGCGTCCTGGAGATCGCCATGTCCGGCGACCTGGAGGGCTGGGCGCGGTGGACCGTGCGCGCGCACGAGGGCGGGACGCGTGCGCAGTACGAACAGGAGGTGGAGGTGTGCAAACCCCTGTTGCGGCGCTTCGCCCTCGTCGGCAGGCCGGTGTTCCTCGTCAACCACGCGCTCATGATGCGGGCCGGGCGGCGCGGACTCGTCGCGTATCTGCGGCGGCGCTGACCGAACCGGTTTGATGGAAACCCGCCGGGGCCTGTATGGTTCAACCCGTTCCCGGGCGATTAGCTCAGTGGGAGAGCGCTTCGTTCACACCGAAGAGGTCACTGGTTCGAACCCAGTATCGCCCACCCGGAAGAAAGCCGGTCCGTCAGCAGACGGACCGGCTTTTCTGTGCCCGGGGCCCGAGCCCGGACGGGCAACTCTCAGGCGGCCTCCCGCAGTTCCGTGCGCATCGGCCACGCCGGATCCACCGTCTCCGGATTGCCGCTGCGCGCGAACCACGCCTGCAGCCCACGTGCCTGCGCTGCGTGCCAAACCGCCTGAAGGGTGTGCAGTTCGGCAGGGGACAGCCGCTCCAGACGGGACGCGAAACGGCGCCCCACAGCCCGTACGACATCCAGGGAGGCCTGCGCGTCAGCGGCCGCGTCGTGTGCGCCTTCCAGCTCCACCTCGTACTGCGCGCACAGGTCCGTCAGGGTGCGGCGGCCCTTGCGGTAGCGGTCCAGGTGTTTGTCGAGGACGCGCGGATCGAGGACGCACAGCGATGAGCTCTCCATGTAGCGGCCGAGCGCGGACGCGCGATGGCGCCGCAACTCCCGGTCCAGGAGCGTCAGATCGAACGGCGCGTTCATCACCACGAGCGGGCGGCCCGCCGCGGCCTGTTCGCCCAGCAGCCTGGCTATCTCCTCCATGACGGGGGCCGGCCAGCGGCCGTTGCGCTGAAGGTGCTCGTCCGTCAGGCCGTGCACCTCCGTCGCCCCGGCCGGCACCGGCACCCCCGGATTCACGAGCCAGCGTGAGACGCGCGGCCGGCTGCCCGCGGCGTCCTGCACCACTATCGCGGCCGACACGATGCGGTCGCTCTCCACGTCCACGCCGGTGGTCTCGGTGTCGAAGGCGGCCAGAGGACCCTCATACCAGCACGTCATGTCAATGCAACTCCTCGTTCACACCTGGCAGATGGCCCCTCGCGGCTGCCCGTTTCGGTGATACCCGGGCTGTTTGCGTCGTACGCCGACCGGAGACAACACAGATACGGGTCACGGCAGTTCAGAGACCCGCCCAGGGGATTCACCTGTTTCGGAAGGCCAGTTGGACATGGTGCTCGCGCAGCCCGAACAGGGTGGGCTGCTGCCCGAGCGGATCGCACCGCCGCGCGGCACACTCGCCACCACCGCCTGCATGGAGACACTCCAGGTGGGCTATCTGCACGCCGTAGCGGCAGCCGCGGGCTGTTCGCTCTCTCAGCCATTCCCCGACAACGGAATCGACTGGCACGTCAGCCACAGCGCCGCCGGGCACACGGTCGACGACGAGGTCACCATCAAGGTGCAGCTCAAGTGCACGTACCAGATCCCGCCGAAGCCGCCGGGGCCGTCCTTCTCCTTCACGCTCGACAACGCGCACCTGGAGAAGCTCGCCCGCACACCGGTGTCGGTGCACAAGATCCTGGTCGTGATGATCGTGCCGCGCTCGCAGGACGACTGGCTGCGGGCCGGCCACGACCGGCTCGACCTGCGGCACTGCTGCTACTGGATCAACCTGGCCGGCCAACCCGTGACAGGCCGGCGCCGCACCACCGTGCGCATCCCGACCTCGCGGATATTCGACGACCGTGCGCTCTGCGAGATCATGACGCGGATCGGGACGGGCGGAAGGCCCTGAGGCGCGTGATGCCCTGAAGGTGCGGGACGCCTGAAGGCCACACGCGGGAGGCCCTGACGGACAGGGAGGGAGACCCTGATGCAGCACCGCCCGACCGACGAGCGCCTGCGCGCCCTGAACACCGCCCGATCCCACCCCGCCGACCTCGAAGGCCCCGGCCCGGAGCAGGTCGACCCGGTCGTGCTCAACGCACTGCTCGACCGGCACGGCTGGGAGCGCCGCGGTGGCGCCACCGGGCGCTACGTGCGCTGGACGCTGCCCGGCGCCTCGGGGCGCACCAGCCTGCTCGTACCGGAGAGCCGCGCCTTCCCCGACAGCGACGATCTGCTCGGCGAGGCGCTCGAGGCGCTGGAGCGCAGCGGGTCGCACTCCGCGCGGGAGGTCCTCGTCTCGCTCGCCGTGCCGAGCGACGAGATCCGCTGGTGGCGCGATGTGCAGGCCGGGCCCGCGGGAAGCGCCGCATGGCCGGTGGAGGAACAACTGCGCGCCGCCGCCCGGCGGATGCTGCTAGCCGCCGCGCTCGCCGCCCGGGGCAAGGCCGGGTACTACGGCGCGCGTTACCGCAGGCCCGCCGCCGCGTCGCTGGAGACCGTCCTCGTCGGTGACGCCCCAGGCGGCCGCAGGCTCACCGCGTTCGTCCCCGTCGCCGCGGGCCGCACGCTCGCCGTCCGTCTCCACCAGGCGCTGTACGCGGCCCGCGAGGCCATCGACTACCGGCGGGCCACAGGCGGCATGGACGCCTTCGACGGCGCCGTCGAGGCAGGCGTGAGCCACGAGCTCGTCGAAGCGCTCGTCGCCCTCGTCCGCGGCACGGAGGGAGCCCGGGTCGGCGTCGAGTGGTCACCGGCGGCCGGAGTGCCCGACGAGTGCACGGCCGGGGACGAGCCCGTCGAGTTCTCGCCCGGCGACCTGACAGTGCTGCGGGAGGCGAGCGCCCGCTATCTGCGGTCCGAGCCGTCCGTCGCCGTCCGCATCACCGGCACCGTCGTGCGCATGCGCAGATCACGGACGCGCGGCGAGGGCACGGTGCGGCTGCACGTCATAGCGGGCGCCGATGTGCCGCACGTACGGATGACGCTGGACGAGGAGGCGTACCGGACGGCGGGGCACGCGCATCTCGTGGGGCTGCCGATCAGGGTGCACGGGCGGCTGGAGAGCCGGGGCGGCTTCCGGCGGCTGACCGGGGCGAGCGGCGTGGTGCCCGTACAGGTCGAGGAGGCCGAGCGGGACCGGCTGATGAAGTCGCTCCAGGAGAATCTGGACTTCTTCGAGGAGGCGTGCAGCGGGGACGACTGAGCTCACGGGCTCGTGAGCAGGGGGGTTCCCGGCGTGTGCGCGGGGAACGTGGCGCGGGCGGTGTCGATACCGTTTCGCGAGTCGGGCCCCGGGCTCGGTACGATCCCCTGTGTATTGCGCGCGTGGCCAGAACATCGCGCGCCCCCTTCAGGCAGGAGAGTCCGGTGTCAGACGTCCGTGTGATCATCCAACGCGATTCCGAGCGGGAAGAGCGCGTGGTGACGACGGGCACTACGGCGGCCGAGCTCTTCGCCGGCGAGCGCACCATCGTCGCCGCCCGTGTGGCCGGCGAGCTGAAGGACCTCGCGTATGCCGTGCAGGACGGCGAGGAGGTCGAGCCCGTCGAGATCTCCTCCGAGGACGGCCTCAACATCCTGCGCCACTCCACCGCGCACGTGATGGCGCAGGCCGTGCAGGAGCTGTTCCCCGACGCCAAGCTGGGCATCGGCCCGCCGGTCAAGGACGGCTTCTACTACGACTTCGACGTGGAGAAGCCCTTCACGCCCGAGGATCTCAAGGCCGTCGAGAAGAAGATGCAGGAGATCCAGAAGCGCGGGCAGCGGTTCTCGCGCCGCGTCGTCACCGACGAGGCCGCCCGCGAGGAGCTGGCCGACGAGCCGTACAAGCTGGAGCTCATCGGCATCAAGGGCTCCGCGTCCACCGACGACGGCGCGAATGTCGAGGTGGGCGGCGGCGAGCTGACCATCTACGACAACCTCGACGCCAAGACCGGTGACCTGTGCTGGAAGGACCTCTGCCGCGGTCCCCACCTGCCCACCACCCGTAACATCCCGGCGTTCAAGCTCATGCGGAACGCGGCGGCGTACTGGCGCGGCAGCGAGAAGAACCCGATGCTCCAGCGCATCTACGGCACCGCCTGGCCGTCGAAGGACGAGCTGAAGGCGCACCTGGAGTTCCTCGCCGAGGCCGAGAAGCGCGACCACCGCAAGCTGGGCAACGAGCTGGACCTGTTCTCGATCCCCGACCAGATCGGTTCCGGTCTGGCGGTCTTCCACCCCAAGGGCGGCATCATCCGCCGGGTCATGGAGGACTACTCGCGCCGCCGGCACGAGGAGGAGGGCTACGAGTTCGTCTACACCCCCCACGCCACCAAGGGGAAGCTCTTCGAGACCTCGGGCCACCTGGACTGGTACGCCGACGGCATGTACCCGCCCATGCAGCTCGACGAGGGCGTGGACTACTACCTCAAGCCCATGAACTGCCCGATGCACAACCTGATCTTCGATGCGCGCGGGCGTTCCTACCGTGAACTGCCGCTGCGCCTCTTCGAGTTCGGCACCGTGTACCGGTACGAGAAGTCGGGCGTCGTGCACGGTCTGACCCGCGCCCGTGGCTTCACGCAGGACGACGCGCACATCTACTGCACCAAGGAGCAGATGGCGGAGGAGCTCGACAAGACGCTCACCTTCGTCCTCGGGCTGCTGCGCGACTACGGCCTGACCGACTTCTACCTCGAGCTCTCGACCAAGGACCCGGAGAAGTTCGTCGGCTCCGACGAGATCTGGGAAGAGGCCACCGAGACACTGCGCCAGGTCGCCGAGAAGCAGGGCCTCCCGCTGGTCCCGGACCCGGGCGGCGCCGCCTTCTACGGCCCGAAGATCTCCGTCCAGGCGAAGGACGCCATCGGCCGCACCTGGCAGATGTCGACCGTGCAGCTCGACTTCAACCTGCCGGAGCGCTTCAACCTGGAGTACACCGGCCCCGACGGCACCAAGCAGCGCCCGGTCATGATCCACCGCGCGCTGTTCGGCTCCATCGAACGGTTCTTCGCGGTGCTCCTCGAGCACTACGCGGGCGCCTTCCCGGCCTGGCTGGCGCCGGTGCAGGCGGTCGGCATCCCGATCGGCGACGCGCACATCCCGTACCTGGAGGAGTTCGCGGCCAAGGCGAAGAAGAAGGGCCTGCGCGTCGACGTGGACTCCTCTTCGGACCGCATGCAGAAGAAGATCAGGAACGCGCAGAAGCAGAAGGTGCCGTTCATGATCATCGCGGGCGACGAGGACATGGCGGCCGGCGCCGTCTCCTTCCGCTACCGCGACGGCTCGCAGGAGAACGGCATCCCCGTCGACGAGGCGATCGAGAAGATCGTCAAGGTCGTCGAGGAGCGCGTGCAGGTCTGACGCCCGCCGCTCACGGCACGGACGTACGACATCAGGGGGCCCCCGGGAAGTTTCCCGGGGGCCTCTCGTCGCCGTCGCGCCGGAACACCTGGAACATCCAGGACGAGAACGAGCCCGTGATCGCCCCGAGCAGCGCCAGACCGCAGGCCATCAGCGCCACCGCCACCAGGCGCCCGGCCGGGGTCACCGGGACCATGTCGCCGTATCCGACGGTCGACAGCGTCGAGCAGGCCCACCACACGGAGTCCCCGAAGGTATGGATCGTGGCGTGCGGCCGTCCGCGCTCGACCTGGTACATGGCCAGGGATGCGGCGAATCCGAGCAGCAAGGCGGACATGCCGGCGTAGGTCGCCACGCGCGCGTGCAGGCTGAGCCGCGGCTGTTCGTGCCGGCGCTGCACGGCGTCGTAGGTCCGCACGACCTGCAGCGGGCGCAGCAGGGGCAGCACTACGACCACCGCGTCCAGCCAGTGGCGATGCACGAACGAGAGCCCCTTGCCGCTGTGGCGCCACCTGACGGCGAAGTCCAGCACGAAGACGGCCCAGGCGGCGGCGGTCACCGCGAGACACGCGTCGCGCACCGCCTGCGGAAGCCCGTGTCCCAGGACTCTGATCGCGTACGACGCGAGGAACAGCAGGGCCGCCAGCGACAGCGGGGTCTCCATCCGGTGCTCCCACGGCGTCCGCCGTCTCTCGTCCATCGGTCAAGGATCGCGGCCGGGGACCGGGACCTGCCCCGCCGACACGCTCCGAACGGGCGAAGCCATATGCTGCATCTCATGACGAGTGAGCCGGAGCAGCACACGGGGCCGGTGGGTGAGCCGGACGGGTTCGGGCGCCTTTGGACGCCGCACCGGATGGCCTACATCCAGGGGGAGAACAAGCCGACCGGACCGGGAGCCGACGACGGCTGTCCCTTCTGCGCCGCACCCGGCATGAGCGACGAGGAAGCGCTGATCGTGGCGCGCGGCGCGAGCGTCTACGCGATCCTCAACCTCTACCCGTACAACGGCGGGCACTTGATGGTGCTGCCGTACCGGCACGTCGCCGACTACACGGACCTGGACGACGGCGAGACCGCCGAGCTGGCCCTCTTCACCAAGCACGCGATGGCCGCACTGCGCACCGCGTCCGGGGCGCACGGCTTCAACATCGGCATGAACCAGGGCGCGGTCGCGGGGGCCGGCATCGCCGCGCATCTGCACCAGCACATCGTTCCGCGCTGGGGCGGCGACACCAACTTCATGCCCGTCGTGGGACACACCAAGGTGCTGCCGCAGCTGCTCGGCGACACCAGGACCGCGCTCGCCAAGGCCTGGCCGGACGCCGACTGAGCCGATCGTGACCGGCCGGCCGGGCTCGCACGCCCCGGGCCGGCCGGGCCCGGCTACGCGTCGTACACGTCGGCGTTCGTGGGCGTCGGGGCCTGGACCAGGCCGCTGAGGAACGTCGAGCGCGTACCGAACTTCTCGGTGTCCACGCCGTTCTCCTCAAGCACCTTGATTGCCGCCGCGTGCACCACGCGCAGGACCGGGGTGGCCGTGCGCAGCGCGTCGTCCGCCATGAAGCGGTGGCGCCACGGCTTGTCCGCCCACGCGTGCCGCAGGCCGAAGGGCTCGGGCAGGATCAGCTTGCCGCCGATGAAGTCCAGGAGCGGCGGGTACCAGGTGAACGGCGCGCGGACCGCGAGGCGGACCACCTCGTCGGGCTCGATGAGGGGGAGCTTCTTCTCCACCGTCTCCCAGAACTTGATGGGCTTCGCGACTTCCTTCGTCTTCGGCTCGGGCTTCGTCGTGAACAGGGAGTGCACCGGGCCGAGCGCATGGCCCGTGACCTCGATGCGCAGCGTCTCGTGCAGTACCGTCACCGTGATCAGCATCGTGATCACCAACTGGCCGTCCCAGAGTGTGAACTGCACGCCCAGATAGTGGCGGTCGCCGCTGCCGAACTGCTGCTCGTTGCAGATCCGCTGTATCTCGTGGTTCTTGATCTGGAAGGCCTCGACGTCGGTGCCGCTGGGGCGCGCCACCTTCTTCACGTTCTCCCCGATCGGCGAGACGATCCAGTGCTTTATCGACGGCGTCGGGAACCCGCCCGTGTGCAGCGGGCCGCGCTCCAGGAGCCGCAGCTTGTCGTGGACCGCCCGTATGACGTCCCAGCTGCGGAACGGGTGGATCTCCGCCCCCTCGTCGCGGGGGATCAGCTCCTCGGCGAGCTGCCAGCTGCCCCAGCGGGTGCCCATGCCGAGGATGCCCTTGGGCCCCGCGTAGAACACGGAATTCGACTGCTGCTCCGCGGTCAGCTTGGCGAGGCTCTGGCGCAGCCGCTCGGCGGCCGTCTCGCCCGGGCTGCCGGGCACCGCCTCCGGGATCTTGGCGCCGATGCCGCCGCCCGCGAGCAGGCTGTCCCAGCGCTCCCGCATGTCCTGCGCCGTGCGCTCGCAGATCTGCCGGGCCCACAGCCAGCCGATCACGGGCGCCACGATCGCCCCCCGCAGATACCAGGCCCAGAAGCCCGTGAACGGCAGCTTGACCATGAAGATCACGGCGACGGCGGCGACCGCCACCATCAGCGCCGTGAACAGCGCGGCCATGCGCTTGTTCTCCTGGCTGCCGATCATGCGGCGGACCTGGAAGACGAGCAGCCAGACGATCAGGCCGGGCAGGAAGAGCAGGCCGCACAGCGCCATCACGGCCGTGAGCCAGCTGTCGCGCTGCTTGCGGATCCGGTTCGCCGCGAGACAGTGCTCCACGACGACCTGCGGCTCGGTGCCGAAGGACTGGATGAGCGGCTTACGGGCACCGCCGAGCAGCCGGCCCTGGACGGCCCGCGAGAACGCCTCGCCCAGATTCGGCGCGGCCAGGGACCAAATGCCCTTCTTCACATCGGACTTGTGCCACTCGCTGTTGGCGGCGAGCAGATCGTCCACCTTCGCGTCCCGGTACGCCGCCGAAGCGAGGGCGTAGGTGGCCGCGGTCTGGCCCGCGGAGCCGTGCAACGGCACCTGCGCCCCGGGCCTGAAGTCGAATACGTCGTCCGCCACTGCCGCCCCCATCGCCGCGCGCCTTCGCTCCTGCGGCTTTTCCCGACTTCCTTGCTCCGCACACCTGTTGATCAGGTCATCGGCTTGATCAGGTCTTCAGCGTATCCGGGCGCACCGACATCCGTCAGGGGACGGCCGAAGCCGCCCGCCCGGAAGGGGACCGGGTGGGCGGCCTGGCTGTCGGGTGGCCGCGGGACGGCCAACTACGAGACGTTCTCGGCCTGTTCACGCATCCTGTCGCCCAGCTGCGGGGGCATCGGCTCGTGCCGCGCGTACGCCCGGCTGAACCGCCCCGTGCCGTGCGACAGCGACCGCAGGTCCACCGCGTACCGGCCGATCTCGATCTCCGGGATCTCGGCCCGCACGAGTGTGCGAGACCCCGGTGCCTGTTCCGTGCCGACCACGCGGCCGCGCCGCCCCGACAGATCGCTCATCACCGCGCCCACGTAGTCGTCGGCGACGAGCACCTGCACCTCGGCGACCGGCTCCAGGAGATGGATCCTCGCGTCCGCGGCCGCCTCCCGCAGTGCCAGCGCGCCCGCCGTCTGGAACGCCGCGTCGGAGGAGTCCACCGAGTGCGACTTCCCGTCGAGCAGCGTGATCCGCACATCGATGAGGGGATGGCCCGCGGCCACACCCTTCGCGGCCTGCGCCCGTACGCCCTTCTCCACGGACGGGATGAACTGCCGCGGCACCGCGCCGCCGACGACCTTGTCCACGAACTCGATGCCGGAGCCGTTCGGCAGCGGCTCCACCTCGATCTCGCAGATCGCGAACTGTCCGTGCCCGCCGGACTGCTTCACATGGCGCCCGCGGCCCGCCGACCTGTCGGCGAACGTCTCCCTGAGCGAGACCTTGTGCGGGACGACGTCGACCTGGACGCCGTACCGGTTGCGCAGCCGCTCCAGGGCGACGTCGGCATGCGCCTCACCGAGGCACCACAGGACGACCTGGTGGGTGTCCTGGTTCTGTTCGAGCCGCATCGTGGGGTCCTCGGCGACCAGCCGGGACAGGCCCTGCGAGAGCTTGTCCTCGTCCGGCTTGCTGTGCGCCTGGATCGCCAGCGGGAGCAGCGGGTCCGGCATGTCCCACGGCTCCATGAGGAGCGGGTTGTCCTTGGCGGAGAGGGTGTCGCCGGTCTCCGCCCGGCCGAGCTTGGCGACGCACGCCAGGTCGCCGGCGATGCAGTGGGAGAGCACGCGCTGCTGCTTCCCGAACGGCGACGTCAGGGCGCCGATGCGTTCGTCGACGTCGTGGTCCTCGTGGCCGCGGTCGGCGAGGCCGTGTCCCGAGACATGCACCGTGTCGTCGGGGCGCAGGGTTCCGGAGAAGACCCGTACCAGCGAGATGCGGCCCACGTACGGATCGGATGCCGTCTTCACGACCTCGGCGACCAGGGGACCGTCCGGATCGCAGACGTTCACCGTGCGCGCCTCGCCCGACGGGGTGGTGACCACTGGGGCCGCGCGCTCCAGGGGAGTGGGGAAGCCGCCCGTGATGAGTTCGAGCAGCTCGACCGTGCCGATGCCCTGCCGGGCGCCCTGCGCCGCGGGCGCCGCGGCCAGCACCGGGTGGAAGACACCGCGCGCCACGGCCCGCTCCAGGTCCCCGACCAGCGTCTTGTAGTCGATCTCCTCGCCGCTCAGATAGCGGTCCATGAGGGTCTCGTCCTCGCTCTCGGCGATGATCCCCTCGATCAGACGGTTGCGTGCCTCCTCGATGAGCGGCAGCTGATCGAGGTCGGGCTCGGACTCCTTGCGCTCGCCCGACGCGTAGTCGAACACACGCTGCGACAGGAGGCCTACGAGACCGGTCACGGGCGCGTGCCCGTCCGGCCCCGGCTCGCCGTGCAGCGGCAGGTAGAGCGGGATGACGGCGTCCGGGTCGTCGCCGCCGAAGAACGTCTCGCAGGTCCGCGTCATTTGTTCGAAGTCGGAGCGCGCCGCCTCCAGATGCGTGACCACGATGGCGCGTGGCATGCCGACCGCCGCGCACTCCTCCCACACCATGCGCGTCGCGCCCGCCATGGTCTCGGGCCCGTCGGACGCCGAGACGACGAAGAGGGCCGCGTCCGCAGCCCGCAGACCGGCCCTCAGCTCCCCCACGAAATCCGCGTATCCGGGGGTGTCCAGAAGATTGATCTTGTACCCGTCCCATTCGAGGGGCACCAGTGAGAGCTGTACCGACCGCTGCTGCCGGTGCTCGATGTCGTCGTAGTCGGAAACGGCGGTGCCGTCCTCCACCCGGCCCGCCCTGTTCACCGCCCCCGCGGTCAGCGCGAGAGCCTCCACCAATGTCGTCTTGCCGGATCCGCTGTGGCCGACCAGCACCACATTCCTCACGGACGAGGGGTGGTCGGCCGCCGTAGCCCTGCCGGCGGCTCCGGGGTGTGTATTCGCCTTGTCGCCCATGCCTTGCCTCCCGGTTACTTGCACGGTGAGGTGGCACCCCTGCTGAAGAGGGGGTCCCATTGGGCGCGGACACGCGGGACCCGCGATGGCGGCTCCGACGACGCCCGCGGTGTCTTCGAGCTTTGCACTCCGGTCATGGCGCGTCCATACGTCGTACGCGGTTCCCCGGGGCTCGCGGGTGCCCGTCGGCCAGTCACGCGCGCGCGTGACTACGATGGGCCAGCCGGTGGCCAGAAGGGCCGCGCGGCCATCCGACCCTCGGGAAGGCCATGCTGAACAAGTACGCGCGTGCATTTTTCACGCGTGTCCTCACACCGTTCGCCGCGTTTCTCATCCGTCGCGGGGTCAGCCCCGACGCGGTCACGCTCCTCGGCACGGCCGGGGTCGTGGCGGGCGCACTGGTCTTCTTCCCCCGCGGGGAGTTCTTCTGGGGCACGATCGTCATCACGCTGTTCGTGTTCTCGGACCTCGTGGACGGCAACATGGCGCGCCAGCTCGGCCGCACCAGCCGCTGGGGCGCGTTCCTCGACTCCACGCTCGACCGCGTCGCCGACGGCGCGATCTTCGGTGGCCTCGCCCTCTGGTACGCGGGATCGGGCGACAACAACATGCTGTGCGCCGTCTCCATCTTCTGCCTCGCCAGCGGCCAGGTCGTGTCGTACACCAAGGCCCGCGGTGAGGCCATCGGCCTGCCCGTCGCGGTGAACGGCCTGGTGGAGCGCGCCGAGCGGCTCGTGATCACCCTCGTCGCCGCGGGCCTCGCGGGGCTGCACAAGTTCGGCGTCCCCGGCATCCAGATCGTGCTGCCGATCGCCCTGTGGGCCGTCGCCGCGGGCAGCCTCGTGACGCTGATCCAGCGGATGGTGACCGTCCGCAGGGAGTCGGCCGAGGCCGACGCGGAGGCCGCGGCAGAGGCTTCCCAGGAGAGCGGGACCGCATCGTGAGCAACGCGCGCGAACGACTCGTCGACGCCCTTTACGGAGCGGGCTGGAGCACGGTCAAGAAGCTCCCGGAGCCCGTCGCGGTCCGCCTGGGCCGCACCATCGCCGACCTCGCGTGGAGGCGGCGCGGCAAGAGCGTCCTGCGCCTGGAGTCCAACCTCGCGCGCGTGGTGCCCGACGCCTCACCGGAGCGGCTCAAGCAGCTCTCCCGGGCGGGCATGCGCTCGTACCTGAGGTACTGGATGGAGTCGTTCCGGCTGCCGTCCTGGAGCGCCGACCGCGTACGGAACGGGTTCGACGTCGACGACGTCCACCACCTCACCGACGGCCTCGCCTCCGACAAGGGCGTCATCATCGCCCTGCCCCACCTGGGCAACTGGGACCTCGCGGGCGCCTGGGTCACCGCGAAGCTGGAGACCCCGTTCACGACGGTCGCCGAGCGGCTCAAGCCCGAGACCCTCTACGACCGCTTCGTGGCGTACCGCGAGAGCCTCGGCATGGAGGTCCTGCCGCACGAAGGCGGATCCGCCTTCGGCACGCTCGCCCGCCGGCTGCGCGCCGGTGGCCTGGTCTGCCTCGTCGCCGACCGCGATCTGTCCGAGTCCGGCGTCGAGGTGAAGTTCTTCGGCGACACCGCGCGCATGCCCGCGGGCCCCGCGATACTCGCCCAGCAGACCGGCGCCCTGCTCCTCCCGGTCACCCTCTGGTACGACGGGTCGCCCGTCATGCGCGGACGCATCCACGCGCCGATCGAGGTGCCCGAGACAGGTAACCGCGCCGAAAAGACGTCTGTCATGACACAGGCGCTGGCCGATGCCTTCGCCACCGGCATCGCCGACCACCCGGAGGACTGGCACATGCTGCAGCGCCTGTGGCTCGCTGACCTCGAGGAGCGCCGACCGTGAAGATCGGCATCGTCTGCCCGTACTCCTGGGACGTGCCGGGCGGCGTCCAGTTCCACATCCGCGACCTCGCGGAGCACCTCATCGCCCTGGGGCACGAGGTGTCCGTCCTCGCCCCGGCCGACGACGAGACCCCGCTGCCGCCGTA
The DNA window shown above is from Streptomyces sp. NBC_01445 and carries:
- a CDS encoding SRPBCC family protein, which codes for MDWSHYRFRSVWDLPAQPADVFAVLERGEDYPLWWPQVREATPLDERRGTARFRSLLPYDLFVTATALRGDPGAGVLEIAMSGDLEGWARWTVRAHEGGTRAQYEQEVEVCKPLLRRFALVGRPVFLVNHALMMRAGRRGLVAYLRRR
- a CDS encoding 3'-5' exonuclease; translation: MTCWYEGPLAAFDTETTGVDVESDRIVSAAIVVQDAAGSRPRVSRWLVNPGVPVPAGATEVHGLTDEHLQRNGRWPAPVMEEIARLLGEQAAAGRPLVVMNAPFDLTLLDRELRRHRASALGRYMESSSLCVLDPRVLDKHLDRYRKGRRTLTDLCAQYEVELEGAHDAAADAQASLDVVRAVGRRFASRLERLSPAELHTLQAVWHAAQARGLQAWFARSGNPETVDPAWPMRTELREAA
- a CDS encoding DUF4365 domain-containing protein → MVLAQPEQGGLLPERIAPPRGTLATTACMETLQVGYLHAVAAAAGCSLSQPFPDNGIDWHVSHSAAGHTVDDEVTIKVQLKCTYQIPPKPPGPSFSFTLDNAHLEKLARTPVSVHKILVVMIVPRSQDDWLRAGHDRLDLRHCCYWINLAGQPVTGRRRTTVRIPTSRIFDDRALCEIMTRIGTGGRP
- the thrS gene encoding threonine--tRNA ligase; translated protein: MSDVRVIIQRDSEREERVVTTGTTAAELFAGERTIVAARVAGELKDLAYAVQDGEEVEPVEISSEDGLNILRHSTAHVMAQAVQELFPDAKLGIGPPVKDGFYYDFDVEKPFTPEDLKAVEKKMQEIQKRGQRFSRRVVTDEAAREELADEPYKLELIGIKGSASTDDGANVEVGGGELTIYDNLDAKTGDLCWKDLCRGPHLPTTRNIPAFKLMRNAAAYWRGSEKNPMLQRIYGTAWPSKDELKAHLEFLAEAEKRDHRKLGNELDLFSIPDQIGSGLAVFHPKGGIIRRVMEDYSRRRHEEEGYEFVYTPHATKGKLFETSGHLDWYADGMYPPMQLDEGVDYYLKPMNCPMHNLIFDARGRSYRELPLRLFEFGTVYRYEKSGVVHGLTRARGFTQDDAHIYCTKEQMAEELDKTLTFVLGLLRDYGLTDFYLELSTKDPEKFVGSDEIWEEATETLRQVAEKQGLPLVPDPGGAAFYGPKISVQAKDAIGRTWQMSTVQLDFNLPERFNLEYTGPDGTKQRPVMIHRALFGSIERFFAVLLEHYAGAFPAWLAPVQAVGIPIGDAHIPYLEEFAAKAKKKGLRVDVDSSSDRMQKKIRNAQKQKVPFMIIAGDEDMAAGAVSFRYRDGSQENGIPVDEAIEKIVKVVEERVQV
- a CDS encoding potassium channel family protein, giving the protein MDERRRTPWEHRMETPLSLAALLFLASYAIRVLGHGLPQAVRDACLAVTAAAWAVFVLDFAVRWRHSGKGLSFVHRHWLDAVVVVLPLLRPLQVVRTYDAVQRRHEQPRLSLHARVATYAGMSALLLGFAASLAMYQVERGRPHATIHTFGDSVWWACSTLSTVGYGDMVPVTPAGRLVAVALMACGLALLGAITGSFSSWMFQVFRRDGDERPPGNFPGAP
- a CDS encoding HIT family protein, coding for MLHLMTSEPEQHTGPVGEPDGFGRLWTPHRMAYIQGENKPTGPGADDGCPFCAAPGMSDEEALIVARGASVYAILNLYPYNGGHLMVLPYRHVADYTDLDDGETAELALFTKHAMAALRTASGAHGFNIGMNQGAVAGAGIAAHLHQHIVPRWGGDTNFMPVVGHTKVLPQLLGDTRTALAKAWPDAD